One Deltaproteobacteria bacterium genomic window, GCACACTTTACGCGAGAGCCCAACGGACGTGTCATTCTGAACGTAGCGAAGAATCTCTCCGAGAGACCCTTCGTTTCACTCATAGTGACATCACAGGTGACCAATGATCTGTGGACTGATGTAGCGAGTAGATACGTCATCTCGCGGCATAGTGGTAGGCCAATAGTCGAAAATTTTACACACCAACAGTTAGAGAATATCATGACCTCTGTAAGAACGAATGCACCAGCAACAACCGTTGAGGCTGCGCGCCCAGACTCTACTACGCGTTTACGGGTCCTCCATGAAATGAATCGCGCCATTCTCGCCGCGCAGTCCCCTCAAGCGGTCGCCCAGATTGCGATCGAACACTTACGAAAAATTATTCCCTGTTGGCGCATTAGCGTCTCGCTCTCTGATAGAGCTGCGCAGACGTTCACTCTTCTTGCTGTCCACACAGAAGTTGAAACAGATGTCCCAGCTGGAGTAGTTTTCCCATTAGCAAGAGGGAGTGACCTCCATCCGCGTCGAGCAGAGGTTTCGAAGGTCGACGATCTAACCAGCTTACCCGTCCTTCCCCCCATCTGGCAGGATCTGCAGCGGGAAGGCCTACGATCATTCGTCAATGTTCCACTCATTGTCGATGACCAACAGATTGGCTCGTTAAATATCGGAGCTAATACGCCGCACTTTTTTATCCCTGACCACATCGACCTAGCTTGTGAGATTGCAGACTCTCTCGCCGTCGCCCTTAGAAAGTGTTTTTTAATTCGTATTTTCCGTCGTCACCATCCGCAGCGTGCGCCGGATACTGGCCAAGTACACCATAGCGTCACTGGAAACGGTGGTATGTTCGAAGTCCCGACACAAGCGCCGCTAGCGCCCCAGCCAACCGAAGGACCGCTCCACCACCCAGCGGCGGGGCAACACGGTAAAGCCTTTGGCGTCTGCCGAACGGCGCACCACCTCCAAGCGC contains:
- a CDS encoding GAF domain-containing protein, giving the protein MNAKSGHKTFAHFTREPNGRVILNVAKNLSERPFVSLIVTSQVTNDLWTDVASRYVISRHSGRPIVENFTHQQLENIMTSVRTNAPATTVEAARPDSTTRLRVLHEMNRAILAAQSPQAVAQIAIEHLRKIIPCWRISVSLSDRAAQTFTLLAVHTEVETDVPAGVVFPLARGSDLHPRRAEVSKVDDLTSLPVLPPIWQDLQREGLRSFVNVPLIVDDQQIGSLNIGANTPHFFIPDHIDLACEIADSLAVALRKCFLIRIFRRHHPQRAPDTGQVHHSVTGNGGMFEVPTQAPLAPQPTEGPLHHPAAGQHGKAFGVCRTAHHLQA